ggatcctggagcccgcttcggattctgtgtctgcctctctctccgtATCTCCCTGTTCAACActcttatctctttctctcaaaaaataaacactctaaaaaaaaaattttttttttttttttaaataatccaatGTACTACACGGGTAAGAATCAGATGGCAGGGCGATTGAATTCTGTAATACGATGTGGAgtcaaagaattttattttttttttaagtaacacagTAATAAGATCctgtggagagcagagagaagagcacaGGGGTGGGAGTGTAGTAGGGATGAATTTGAAAGGTATTTCGatgataggaagaaaaaagaaatagaagcagctGCTCAGACTGAAACCGGACTGTTCACTTTACAaaccattatattaaaaaaaagtttattgcaAGGGTCTTTTTCGAAGTTAAAATCTTGAAGTCATTAAATACAGCCTGGCAACTACCGGGCATCTTGCGTTTTTAGGAAACAGATGACACTTTGAGTAAACTAGCTGGTGCTTATTACATTCATCTTATTTGACTATAATATGATTAGCACCAGAAAGCCCCATGCTCAAAAATATCTCTTCTATGTATTTCACCAAATCAATTTGATTAACAAACTCCTCTTTTAAAATGCAGCAGCTTCAGTAGGTTTTCTTAAGAAATCTTGAGAGCCGTGACTAGAAAAAcataggggtggggtggggggggggggatgatggCAGCGAAAACCTGAAGTCTAAAAAACGAATTACGTGGGAGTTAACAAAAAGTGGACATAAACCCGGCAGTGAACATGCTCATATGTACAGAGAATATGGCGTTCTCTTTTGCAACACTCATTTTGGGTTGCTTATCCATTTACCCCAAAGAAGTTGCCTTTCCCTCTTCCCAGCACCTCGCTGGCGTAATCACCTAAACTAGGTCTTTTCTCCCCGTTCACACTTACAATTGGGCAGAAAGGCGAATAAGGGAGCCCCCGTTCTCGCCACAGAGTTTTCTTGTTCGAGAGGCTCTGTTCAGAAAACTAGAAGCCGGCCTCGCCCTTCGAGGACGTGGTGGCGGGTGGGTGCGTGGGTTTCAGACACAGGCAGCCGCAGTTACCGGGCGGGACGCCGAAGGGCTCTAACTGAAGTTAAGGACCAGTGGGGGCACAAAGGAGGAAGTGATGGACTCGATCCGCGCATGTGTCGGAAACGCCTTCCCAAGGGCGGCCACTTGGGGAAGTTTCGAGGCTGGGGCGGAGGACACGAGAGAGACCCGCAGGAGAACCGCAAGCTTTGGGAGCGACAAAGAAGGTCCCGTGAtgtaggagaaggagaagagcgTCAGGAGCAAagtggggaggggccgggcctcGGGAGGCAACTTTGTTGAGTATCTTCCGTCTGTAAAAACCGGTTACGCGGCACTGCGGACCCACCTCGGGAACCGACGCCGCTTCGGTAATCCGCACCCCCGCCCGTGGGTGGGAGGCTGGGCCACCAGGGGTCTCAGGGCCACGGGGTCCGCGCGCCGGTAGCCCCGGCTGAAGCTGCGGCCCCGAGGGCGGCTGACGCCCCTTCCCAGACGCCGAGCGCGCGCGGGCAAGACGGGCGCCTGGGGTCGCGGGCGCCGCCGCGTCCAGTGGGGCCGGCGGCAGCGGGGCAAGCGCCTCcgcggacggacggacggacggaccggcgggcgggcggccgccGGGGCCTCAGCAGTTGTTCCCGACATGCTCCTCTCGGGGAGGATTTCAAACCCTGGGCCACAAGCTCGCCTCCCTCGCCCCGGCCGGCCCCAGCAACAGGCGGTGGCGCGCGTCTCATTGGCCGGGCGGCGCGTCGGCGTGTGTTGATTGGCCGCGGTGCCTCCCGGCCCCGCTTCGGCGCTCGTCGCCTCCTCCATTTTGTCGGTAGAGGCGGAAGGAGGAGGTCGGGAAGCTGAGGCGGTCAGCAGCTAGCTCCTCGGTGCCCGTGGGTTTCGTACGTCCCGCGCCTCGTCTCTccctggaaggggaggggggcttAGACGCCGAGCGagtgccgccgccgccgccgttcCGAGCTTGAAGTCGGTGAGTGGCGGCGGCGCCGCGGGCGCGGCCATGTTGGCGGCCGCGCTCCCCAttgttgggggaaggaggggagatcGGGAAACCGGGTCGGGCGCGGGCGGCCGGGAGCACCGGGGCCCCGGGCCGGGCTCGAGAAAGGGAGCCGCTCGGAAGCCAGGCCCCGTCGGAAGGCCCGAACTTTCCGGGCTCGCGCTGTGAATGACTCACGGGCTGTTAAAACAGTGTGCAAGGCCCTCTGAGCCTTCCGAAAAGAGGGCTTATTTGTTTGGGAACTTGGTTTCTTGGAGTGTTACATGAAAACTCGGAATGTTTAATGCTCACTGTAAGGAGGCATCTCTTATAGTTCAGAGGGAACATCGGCTTGGGTTATGACTTGGGAAAACTTTAAGATGAGGTGGAGTCGAGAGTTCGTAACTAAAGGAGACACTTCTGGACGTAGGCGTGTTGGGCGAGGAGGCTTTTCGAAAACGGATACGCGATCTCCCGCAAGATTGGAACTTTCTGAAAGGATTTTGAAAACATGGGTCTCTTTAGGAAACTCCTTTTAAGCCAGCTTCTTGGCATGGTTGCAGACGCTAATGCTTCCCTAGTCTGAACATACTGGTGACAAAATCCGTGTGAGACTCAGAAAAGTTCCCCAgtaaaggtaaaataatttgTGGGACTTGCAGACCCCCGTCCCCAAATTCCCCACCTCCTGGATCTCAAGGCTGAGAAGAACTTTTAAATGATGACAGTTACAAGGTTATTTTCTACCTTTGTTAGTTCAGGAAGTAGCCATTCTTAACTGTATTTCCGCCGTAAATCTAAGTGATCGCTTTCCCCCGTGTTTTTGAGTTGAAGTAATGAACTAGTCTTTGCTTTTCTAGCTACGACTTCTCTCATACTTGTGTGCTGAGGAGACTCAGATGTTGGCCTCAGCTCCTAGGCTGAACTCAGCAGATCGGCCCATGAAAACTTCTGTATTGAGACAAAGGAAAGGATCCGGCAGAAAGCAACATCTATTATCCTGGGCTTGGCAGCAAGGAAGGGGACAGGTAGTGGAAATCCTGCAATCCGAAAAGCAGACTGAAAGGTATAAAACTCATGTTGTGGGGCAAACATCCTAAAccgtttgtttttactttttgtttttgttgattcaGATTTGTGGAGAAGCTTGTTTTTAAGGTGATAAAGGCTGTGAATAtaatgtgtgtacatacataggATGGGGTTAAAGCAGTTGAGTagcaattttaaaatgatttctggaATTACAAGTTGAGGCTTATCTATAGAAGCTTATTAAAGTTTTGAACTTTTCTTACTGGAATTTTGCTCAATATTTTCCCTTTACTTACAGGTGACAAAGAAGCTGAAGATGGGTGGTGGAGAGAGGTATAACATTCCAGCCCCTCAGTCGAGAAATGTTAGTAAGAACCAGCAACAGCTTAATAGACAGAAGACCAAGGATCAGAATTCCCAGATGAAGATTGttcataagaaaaaagaaaggggacaTACTTACACCTCCTCAGCAGCTGCACGGCAGGCCATGCAAAATGGGGGGAAgaacaaaaattttccaaataatcaaAACTGGAACTCTAGCTTATCAAGTTCTAGCTTACTTTTTAAGTCTCAAACTAATCAGAACTATGCTGGAGCCAAATTTAGTGAGCCACCATCACCAAGTGTTCTCCCTAAACCACCAAGCCACTGGGTTCCAGTTTCCTTTAATCCTTCTGATAAGGAAATAATGACATTTCAACTTAAAACCTTACTTAAAGTACAGGTATAagataaaatactatttaaactTAGTTATATTGGAGGGTAGTTGTCAATTGTTTCAGACCAAATTCACTAGGGAACTAATCTATTTGTAAAATTGCTAATTAATGTAGAAAATCTAATTAGACTTCATCTTAACTTGTTTTATGTGTTGTGTGCACTGTGATGTGATGGTGGGATCAGTGcaacttaaaataacaaaattattcaTCATAGTACTTAATATTAAGTGTTCTCAACTGAGTAACTTAAGTGGTTTAAGTTTAGATTTGGGGAATGGTAATCAACTTTTCCTATCTGTTGGgtgaaaatactaatttaagaTTATCATTCATGGATCACTAGATTGACCTGTTGAAAGCTAGTGAATCTGATTTTAAGCATCTAGTTAAGACATACAGGGACTAAGAAGTAGTTGAGTATTTGAAAGTTTAAAGTCCTAGAAACACCCAAACCAATAATATGCCAACAATCCTATGCACtgccaaaaagaaaatgtgactttTTCTTAGAGAATGGTTGCATTTTAGTAAACTGTATGCTGGTGAATGTAGAAAGGGCACTCGTGGCTGTCTAATTTAGAATGAGACCACATACCCCAATGGCCATTTCTTTCATGCAGTGAGTGGATAAGCGTCTGCCAACTAATGCACCAAAACCAGTTTTTATAGAAACAGTATTTGGTGGTCACTGAGTAGctttcagaatacatttttttgtatTCTAGCACTGCATAAGCTATTCTGACAGTGATCTGGTCTCAAAAGTTATCCCTGCAAAGCTTACTTAAGTGGGGAGCTGTATAATGTGAAAGTTTTAAGTACCTAGGAAAGAGccatgtaaatatatgtaataaactTGTAGCATATGTAAAGTTTTGTTGGCATTTAtcctataaaaatagaatattttagtaTGAATTTGCTGAATGTAAGACCATGACTCTTGTTTTTTATGCTATGGCCTGATTTTAAAGGtccaaaataatttgtttttaaggtttgcCCTTGTGCTAAAGTGCCGGTGTATGTATAATTGATCTGGTGGTAAACTATATTTCAAAGTAAACCCTAGTGTAATAAGTTTTATATAACTGAAAAGGTTTTAAAGCTGCTAAAACACTTCCTATTTTTAAGAGATGTGAAATGCAGTATgggactattttaatttttcctccttAAGCCCAAAGATTAACCATGAAAAGGTCCCTCCAACCTTAAAGattcattttggcttttaataatttttgtaatcTGTAACATGAATATAGTTTAGTGTATGATgccagtatatatatttttttgttactaGTAAGTGCAACCCAGGGGACCACTTAATGTAAAAGATGTAATTTCTTGCATAACTTGATAACATATTTTACCTAAATATAAATTAACCCAATAGTGAATTACAAATGTGTGTGGGAGAgtcaatttaaaatttctgattttaGGTGCCCTATTCTAACTTGGcagcttttgacattttaaaggaGAAGGGTGAAGTTGTATTTCTCCAAGTAAATTCAGATGAGGTAATATTGCCCAAATCAAATAATGGTATTCTAAAGACAAGTTTACATAGTACTTAATGTACATATGCAAATTTCaagcatgaaattaaaaaataaaattgcttcttCCCCCCCAGTGGTTGGtttgtattttgtaaaaaattacGACTATTTTTAATGCACTCATAATCCAACTGAAGAAACGGTAGGACTGCTGGTTTTTACAAGGCAACCAATCTGCCAACTGATAGACACATTTGGATCAGTTCAACAGCTATACAATTAAACCTGCTGTTTATGaccagccccccccccttcccgaAGCAGGGCTAACAGTAAAACGACACAGCATACTTTGGAAACTAAGATTCTAATTCAAGAGTAAACCAGGTTTAATTCCCTgcatctctcccttttctctacattctaaGATGACTGAGGTTTATAGAAAACAACATTCCTCAAATTGACAAGAACGGTTACATATGTTCCTATGTAAAAGTATAATTTCCATCAGGAGGCTTTGGGGGGGTGGGTTAAGGCATCAGAATACTCCATAGGTTCCAAGAGATAGGGGTAGCTTAAACTAGTTCAAGAATAGGTTGTTACCACGGCAAGGCCATTATTTTATCATGCAAACCATAGGAAATAAATGATTTGGAGGAAGGAGTCTCCATTTTCCCCCCTATTCTCTGTGTAATGTCTACAGGCAGTCAGTGCCAAGGACTGTCAAATTCTTTACTATAACCAGTGGAATTTCACTAGATTTAACAGTTCTCAGCCTAAGTGTGTTAATTCTGGATTTATGCAGTATTAGGTGTTTGGTTTGGGATGGACTCCAGTGGTTAGTTGTTCAGACTTGAGGGTGGGTGTAGAAAGGCTTCTAACTGAAGTTTTTGAAAGTTGAGGGTAACCTAAAGAAAAGGTTAATGATTTCAACATCGCACATCCCAGAGACGTACTAATAGTTTTGGTTAGCCTACAGGAATTATAGTGACAGAAATTCCCTAACCATTGTAGTTGTGAGAACCAAAAAGTTGTTTTAGAAACAACCTATCCTCTAAGACTGAAGTCAGCCATAGCGTGAATCTTAAGTCAGTCAATGTTCATGTTTAAATTTGTTGTCATCTTTTTGATGGCAGTGTACAGTATGATAGAATAACTGTAACCTATCCTTACATCTAATTTCTGGTTGGTTAAGTTCTATTCTTCCCCAAAGCAAgcacaaagtggaaaaaaaactgaaggttTGGGTAAGTTTTCTGGCTTCTTTAATTGCATTCTCATTGGCAATTACTTTGCAAAACAGGAGGGACAAAGTACATCTCTAAAGCCTCCTACTCAAATGAGGAAAGCCCACCCAGCCACAAACCTGGGGGGCAGAGTTAAAcctaaggaaaagagaaggggggggaACCCCAAATTGTTTGGCTCCTAGACCAGTTGTTTATTTCACTCTCTAGCATTCAAAGAGATGTGGATCTACAAAAACTAGACACAAAGGCCTTTTCTTTACAAACTACTCTGTCAATTATCAATGAAAGGAATTTACATGCCTTGctttttattccaaataaagATTCCCACTTTAATAAGGGTGAAACAGCCGTTAGGAATACACAGAAACACAATGCAATAAACATAATAACCAACACTgttggaggaaggggcagagacaaaaaCCCTGGAGAAGGAAATTTTTCTATAGTAACTACGTCAATAGTTGAACGAAAACAAGTAGGTTGCTTACTTCATTTATCAATGACAACAGTTTGTTCCTAAAAGCTCTGACCTGGTAGAAATGCCATTAAGATTATTCCTCCACTATCA
The window above is part of the Prionailurus bengalensis isolate Pbe53 chromosome C1, Fcat_Pben_1.1_paternal_pri, whole genome shotgun sequence genome. Proteins encoded here:
- the PNRC2 gene encoding proline-rich nuclear receptor coactivator 2, with translation MGGGERYNIPAPQSRNVSKNQQQLNRQKTKDQNSQMKIVHKKKERGHTYTSSAAARQAMQNGGKNKNFPNNQNWNSSLSSSSLLFKSQTNQNYAGAKFSEPPSPSVLPKPPSHWVPVSFNPSDKEIMTFQLKTLLKVQV